GTTAGACTTATAAGCTGAAGATAAAGAGCCATTGTTCAATGAACGTATCTACTAAGTTGAAGTGGTGGCCACTATCGGTGAAAACCCATCAAGTTTCACCAAGACTGGGTAGAGCAATAAAGGTATCTGTACGTATYTCTAGAATGTTGTAGAAGATTTAAGCTGATCAAACGATTRAAGACTTTTTGCTTAAGAATTTGSTCAAAAWTTccaccaaaaaataatcaccTCAGGATARTTGTTGTAGAGTCGACTGACTCAAGTAAAGAACGGAKTGCAATTTAAAGTARTTGGCCCGTTAAGCTAGCTCAGTAATGTCTGACTTGGTGATTTGGTGTATCTACGGTTAGAACTTGTTGAACAGAATAAACACTTGAAATATATAGCTATGTAAAATATTTGACATTTCTTATTCCTGTACTATATGTCTTGTAGAACAGAGCCCTTAATTGCCAAACTGGTTTAAAAAGCTGTCTACATCAAACTCTTCGTTTACGTGGTCGCCATTGTCGAGCAATGTCATGTTCAACCCGTCTAGTATCAGCTCGTCGTTTTCAAGTATGTTGTTCATGTCCAGGTTGTTGTCTGTGGTGGCAGGTACTTTGTCGTCCAATTTTAGGTCCTCGTAGTCCATGTTGGACAACATGTCTTCGTCGGTATTGCCGTTGATGTCAAAGCCAATAAAGTCGTCAAAGTTGTCAAACTTTTGTGGGGCGGTCTCTGCTTTCTTTCTGGCCTCTGCYTTCTGTTTGTTTTACACTTTTCGTCTTTAATTATAGTTTCGAAGAATTTCCTAGGAACTTAAGAACTTGTAGGAGAATGCTAATAAGAAGTTGTATTTCTTAATTGAAAGTTATAATCGTAAGAATATATTGTATAAAAGATGagttgataaagaaaagatatAAAAAGTCCTATAAAAAAGTATTgtaaaataaaagtatATAAAAATCAAGTAAAATAGAATATTTGCACACAAATTAAAAGTAGTGCAAATTTGACAGAAAAGTTGTTGGTTTGTGCACTATTTTGTGTCAGAAACTGATCWATGAAAATGATGGTTATTAtgagaatgaaaaatttttctttcacaCATCAGGTGATGACAGAACTAAACTATATTGTGTAGTATAAATAAGGGATGAAATACCAACATCCCAGAATATCAACTATATAGAAGGCAGGAGTTTCAATATATATCTTGTGAATAATAACTTCGTTCTAATTCACTATACACAACTAGGCGTGTACACGCTCAATCTCAGGTAAAGAAAGTTTATATTCCATCAGAATAGAAGTCAAAAGCAATAACGGCAGAATAAGTGGATTTATCATTACTATTATCGTAATGCTCAATCAGGGGAGTGTTGGTTTGTGCACTATTTTGTGTCAGARACTgatcaatgaaaatgatggtTATTATGAGaatggaaaatttttccatCACACATCAGGTGATGACAGAACTAAACTATATTGTGTAGTATAAATAAGGGTATGAAATACCAACATCCCAGAATATCAACGAGATAGAAGGGAGGAGTTTCAATATATATCTTGTGAATAATAACTTCGTTCTAATTCACTATACACAACTAGRCGTGTACACGCTCAATCTCAGGTAAAGAAAGTTTATATTCCATCAGATTATAACTGTTCTACCACTTCTTGTAACATATGGTGACTTGTATTGCGAtcttttgtttaatttcacAGTGATAGGYATCTCTCTTTTCTTGGGTTCGATTCTCTTGGTTTCACCAGTATTTAACACTCTGATTGCTTCTCTTGGATCAGTTGTATCAAGTGAATGTTTAGTACCAGCAATTTTTTCGTTAACTTCTTTCTCAAATGtgtatttcttctttgcWCGTGACATGCCATGATTGTTATCAGAACTCTCATTCATCTGAACATYATTATTTTCATCTGGTAGTGGATTAGCTTCAGCAATGTCATCGTCATTAATCACATTYTCGAtttcatcaacattatacgtttcaaattcatccaATCTCT
This genomic stretch from Candida albicans SC5314 chromosome 1, complete sequence harbors:
- a CDS encoding uncharacterized protein (Similar to a region of the Tca2 (pCal) retrotransposon, which is present in strain hOG1042 as 50 to 100 copies of a linear dsDNA; rat catheter biofilm repressed); its protein translation is VEQSNVETEDAGNSXIQDEVSQEGRIVNEQTDIVDTVAKXIENEXISPINSLDDHTELATDSGNDSNSTESDIQSKNEISPVINEKNTEIIQKHIESILXDKRLDEFETYNVDEIENVINDDDIAEANPLPDENNBVQMNESSDNNHGMSRAKKKYTFEKEVNEKIAGTKHSLDTTDPREAIRVLNTGETKRIEPKKREXPITVKLNKRSQYKSPYVTRSGRTVII
- the TLO4 gene encoding Tlo4p (Member of a family of telomere-proximal genes of unknown function; transcript induced in an RHE model of oral candidiasis; Hap43-repressed) — protein: MLSNMDYEDLKLDDKVPATTDNNSDMNNILENDESILDGLNMTLLDNGDHVNEEFDVDSFLNQFGN